CGCTACCTCACCTAAAATTTTGTTGGATTATGTAATCAATTAGTAAATATAGTATACATGGAGCTATTTGGGTGGTGAAGAGACTGCTGGGTTTAGAAGGGACTTGGAaggttgttgttgttgttgttgttgttgctgctgttgctgctgttgttgttgttgttgttgttgttgctgctgttgctgctgttgctgttgttgctgctgctgctgctgctgcttgGTCAAGGCAATCTCGTTGATCCCCGTATCGGGCATATCATCCAAACGTACAgaattcttctggagtGACAAATTAAGAAGGTTACTGAAAGCATTGGAAATAGAATCAGGCAATTTCAAGGAATCTTCAGTTTTGTCGTCTTTAGATTCATTGTCAGACTTACTGAACTCATAGTAATGACCCTTAGAAGGAGAGAAACTAGGAAGTTCTTGAAGTAAGTTGATAgcattcttcaaattaaGAGACGTACTCAATAATCTACTGGAAAGAATAGCATGAATTGATGGAGCCATATATACACTGGATCCAATGATGTAGAAATCAGCCAAAGTTTTAACCCGAGTCTCTGAGTACCTGTACTGCTTTCGAATAACCCAAAAGTCTGGCTCTCTCACTATAGAGATGATAAATTCCGTACCTCTCATTTTTGTAAGGTCGATAAGTAATAATTCATATGGCCTGCTAATATAATTTGCATCGGAAAATTGgttctgcatcttcaacacctgATTATTAGAGGTTCTATCGAAGAATGGAGATTGAGAGAAATACTCGAGAACATTATCGGTTCTTAAACCAAAGGCATTAACCCATTCGGGGGATTTCCATTGAAGCTCATCCAACGGTGTGTTTTCGATGGACATGGGTCGTGGAGCAAGAGAAGCTTAACACTTTACGATGTCCATCCATCTCTATAAAATCAATTGTCGCGACTAAGctcaaaaattttttagACTGGGTAAATCAATCATCACTCTATAGTTGacttgtttcttcaagcatTATGAGCACGTTGCTTCGTTTGGTTGGTCGTAGGAACTTTTCCTCGACCATAGCGACTCTGAAAAGAATCAATTTGGTATTGGTTCCCGAACCAACAAAGGAAGTGCCTGATGTGGATACTTTCCTAAATAAGATTGGACACCAAGCATCAGAGGCCTCATCGACGTTTGAAAATGACTGGAAAAAATTCTTCACCATGACATCCAAACAGATGAAAGAGGGAGGCATTGATACCTCTGTTAGAAGGTATATACTGGACTGGCAAGAAAAGTACAAAAAGAGTATACCATTGCAAGAACTTAGGACCACACAGAGGAAGCatggaggagaaagaaagagtagAATATATGCTGCCGATAAGAAAGTTAAGGACAGAATAAAGATGGCCCAATTAAAGAAAGCttatagaaagaagagtgTTCAAGAGGTAATCCAAACACGGAGATGGGAGAAGTTACACAGAGAGCAGGAATAGGATTACGTCGTGTTACGTCGTGTATATAGTTTTGTCTATTAGTTAATCAGTTTTATATTATTTTGGGGGTTCTTCAACAGGATGATAGTCCTTGAGGAATTTTTGCAGCTCCTCGTGAAGCCAGATGGCTTCCTTCTCCATGACTTCCATGGATCTTGGACGACGCTCAAGATCTGCAGCAACGACTCTTTCCTGGCAAACTTTACGGAAAAAGCCATTCAAATTGGCTTCGTTCTGCTCCAACATATCATATATATGATCTCCGTAACCGTCTTTCAAGTACCGAGGAATGATATGGAAGTGAACATGGGGAACGGATTGACCGGCACCGATTCCATCTTGCATAGAGAGATTAAGTGAGTCTGCCTTGTAAACTTTCTCGATAAAACAATGAATCAGCTGAACAGTAGCCATAAGATCGATCGATTCCTTGACACTAAGCTCTTTTAACCGAGGAACTTGACGGAAAGGAACAACTAGAACGTGACCTGGTACAATAGGCTTCAAATTGACCAAAGCGTAACAATATTTGCTGCGATAGAATACCTGGCGGGTCACCGGGAATTTGTAGAAAAATGTGCCACTCATATCGGGCTTACCAGCAGTCATAGAGTAGTAAGAGAAGATTAGTGGTGAATCCACCTCAACAAAATGACTTTCGCGCTATAAGTCAAATATTATGAGACAGCCTGCTTGAGGTGTTAATCTTTTCTTGGTTCAAACGATGTCTAGTACATCTATAGATCACTACAAGATATTAGACTTGAGTGTGAATGCGTCGGCTATAGATATTAAGAAGGCGTTCAGAAAACTGGCTCTAAAGTATCATCCTGATAAGAATAAGACTAGAGAGGCCGAAGACAAGTTCAAGCAGATCAATGATAGCTACAAAGTCCTATGCGATCCACATAAAAAGGCGGATTATGATCGAGCAAGACAATTTACAGCCACCACCACATCGATGAATTCCGGAGAACCATTTGGATATGGATATGCTTATTCATTTGGTGCGGAATCATTTGCCCAAGCAGCAGGAAGAGAGTATGATAGAGCAAGACGTCAGTATGAAGAGTTCAAGAGAAGGCAGgatcaagaacaaagagCACGTGTTAATGCAGAAAGGGCTAGACAATCAAgaatggagaaggaggCTTGGGAAAGAGTGTATcgagagaaagagagaaggCAAAATGATGGATACAGTCCGTTTGGTAACGCCTTTCATTACAGTCAGTTTGACGATGAATTTAGCAATCCGTTCTCTGGTTTCAGGCCGAGGTTCGACACGGGgagcaagaaaaaggagGATCCTAAGCCGGATCTACAAAGTACTAATAACGGCAAATGGAGCAAATCATCGTCTTCGTATTCATTTAAAGCAGGAGAGAAAACATATATGGGGCCTACTCCAAAGAGCACCGTAAATGATGtgaaagaaacagagaaTGGCAACGAGCAGAAGTCATCTTTACCCCCTTCACCTGAATCTGCTTTTTCTAACATTAACTCCGATTCTTCTTATCTGTCCGAAGACAATCTTCCAGATACTTCTGGTATTCAAAATGCGGATGCAAATGGATTTTCAAATCCGTTTGTGGCTCCAAAATTCGAGTTTGACCCATCATTTGCTAAGCCGAACATAACCGGTGACCCCGTTGACCCTGGTGACCCCGCTGGAACCGCTGGAACCGCTGGAACCGCTGGAACCGCTGGAACCGCTGGAACCGCTGGAACCGACGGAACCAAAGATGATCCCATTGTACTTGATGGCGGgactgaagaagatcctattattcttgaagagtCAAATACTGAAGGTACCGAGAAGTCTAGCCCTAGAAGAGTTTCACGATCACCACACAGAAGTGGTTTAAAGATCAACGGCAAGCAGCGATTGTGGAATCCGCCTAGAAGTCAAAACGAAACTCTGTCAGGAAGGGCTGAAGCTAGAAATGAGACGGAAATGGatgttgaggaagaagaagaggagtcTGATGAGACTGACGATACGTTTCATTTTGATGTGAATCACCTGGCACCATTTACAGAAACCTCTGGCGATTTCAATATGGATTCAATAGAGCGATCATTGAATACTGAAGAGCTGAACACTGATAAGAAAGAGCCAggtaagagaagaagggaTTCGGGAGTTGATGAGTTTGGTAATCAAGATTACATGAACGAGCACGAGCAAGAACCCGCACCTAAAGTAAAGCCCTCTGTGAATGTGGATTCATCGGAAATACCTATTCATGAACCGGTGAATGGATCTCTACCTAGAAGACCTCCTGCTCAGCCATTGACTGCACAAGATCTTGGATTCGATTTCAGAATCATTGAGAAGATCCAATCAGCAGTGCCTATTTTATCCGCATCAGCCAGTCTTATGGAATATTGGCCCTATCTTGAATCTGTGGAGAAGTTTAATCTCTTGATGGCAGATTATACCAGACATAGAAGCGAGTTGAACCGTGAGAATATGGATAGAATTACTCGGGAGCCACTCAGTTTTCAGACCTATAGAAAGGGCATCGAGCTAGATTTGAAACTTAGAAAGTTTTGGAACACGGTCTCTGAAAACTGCAAGCTGGCTTGCGAACGCTATTCATAATGTATAATACTAATAATAATCCTTTGCTAATACCCAATTCGTATAGGAGCTGAGATTTTTGATAGGTGGAAAATTCTCGAGAGCGCGAATAAAAAGCCGAGGGAAGCTTGGACAAGTTTAACAGCTTGTGGCCAGTTTTGTTTCCTTGGTGCAAGCTTCAATATGGTCGAATCGAGGGGAAACGAtaagaaatcaaagaaggGGAACTCGAATTCTAATATGCAGAGTGTGGGCTCAAAATCACAGCAGTCTCAAGAAATTCCTAGAGATGTAAGATTACTTCGACTTATATTCGCTACTCAAGGTATACAGAACTACCAGGATCATGTTCCTTTACAACTCATGGATTTTGCTTACAGATATACATCTGAAATACTTCATGATGCCATTATATACAACGACCATGCACATGCCAATATAAACAACGCTGGAAATGCTGGTTCTCATCATAGTCAAATCAGTAATGAGGACATAAGGCTTGCCATCGCCGCCAGAACTAGCTATCAATTTCAACCGGTTCCACccaagaagatgttgatgaaattgGCAGCAGAAAGGAACGAGAAACCTCTTCCCCCGGTTATGCCAATGTGGGGAATAAGGCTTCCTCCTGAAAAGTACTGCTTGAGTGCTAAAGAGTGGAAGCTAGACGATGAGGAGTTGACAGCGCCCGAGGCAAAGAGGCGCAAGGCAGAGAAACgtacaaagaaggaaagtGAACGGCAATGAATCTCAGGGAATGGCATGCAATCCGTGTATAGTAGTATTGTACAAATAGTAACTTAACTAGCTAATATGATTATGCTCTGGTGTACAGATGCTCTGATAGtttcaaaattttcgaGGCTGATTAGAGGTTTTACAAGGAATTAGAGGAGTTGAAACACAGTGCTGACTGCCTCTTTCACTCATTCGTTATTGAACATTGAACATGACATCAGTCACACAGGGTTCTATTCCCGAGTAAGTTTTGCAGTTTTCCATTTTAAGTTCAATTGATTTGAGTACTAACATATTTTATTAGAGTAGTGGAGAAGGTTATAGGAGAGTCTTTAGAACAAAGAACATCAATTCTGGATAACATAAATGATCTCGGTCCTCCTGATATGGTTCATTTGGCCAAGACTATGAACAATTCTTCCACTAAGATTCCTTGTACTGGAACTTTCTTTTATTATACAGGAGTTGACTCACGCAATTCGGCTACCATTGCCGCTCTGCTTCATTCTTTGGTAGATATTATGGGTGAGAAGCCTCAGCTGTGGTTCGGAAAACATAAATCATGGAAGGTTACAGAGGCAACATACTGTTCTTACAATGCATTTTCCAAATTGGACTCCCGTGTTAAGGTTCAATTTCCTGGAAGTGTTGAATCTTCGATGATTGATAGCTCTAATAATAAGGTGATGGAATCGGATAGGCTTTGGCTAGAAACCTACGTTTGTGCCATGGTACGTGCTTTAATTACGGCAGATAATGATTCGTCGGACTTTACTTCCGTGGTAGAGATTCGTAAGATCAACCCTCTGTTGAATAAGGAAGGTACTGACCTATTCTTGGAAGGTTTTGAAAagcttttctttgaaggtgCAAAACTTGGATGTTCTGAGGATATTCAAGTGGCTACCAATGGCAACAATTGTCTTGTTGATGCGTTTCTTAGATGTATTGAGCTTACAGGACTGTATGAAAAGGGTCTTGAGATCATTGGTCGACTCAAATCCATTGATCCATTTGTCTCATCCTTGGAGGCTAAGCTATGCTTCATGggagatcaagaagttAAGGCCATAAAAGTGATGCATGATGCTGTTCAGCTTAATACTTTAGACGGAGAAATCATGACAATGCAGGCACAGTTCTGTCTTGATAAGGGACGTCTTGATATGGCCTTGCCTATCGCCACTAAGGCTGTCAATTCTTCCCCGTCTTATTTCAAGCCTTGGTCCGTTTTAGTAAAAGTCTATGTCGCCTTAGGGGAATACGAACAGGCTCTTCTTACGTTGAATTCATGTCCTATGGTTACCCATAAGGACAAGTATATTCTTAAGAGGATCAACAATCCAAAGTCCGAAGATATGCATTTGCCATTACCTATTGATGTCACTTTAGACAAGGTCTCTACTTTGAATTCTGTTGATGTGGCTGTGGAGCATAATAAAATTGACCGGAGCTTACTAAATCTTCCTGCTGCCAACCTAAAGTCAACTTTTGCGGAGGCTTACAGTCTATTGACCAGCATTGTTCATAAGACTGGTTGGGAGGCTTTACTCAAGTATAGGACTAAGGTCTTTGTTATGGAAGAGGAGTTTAAGATGGAAAATGGGAGTAAGGAGAGTGTTATTGACGGTCCTAAGAAACTTCCTGAGGCTACCATTTCTGAGGAAGCTAGGGCCCGAACTGCGTCTCTTAATGAtgacttcaagaagaagagattatGCGAGAGATGGCTCGATAACCTCTTCATGCTTCTCTACGAAGATTTACGCGTTTACACCATGTACAAAGCTGAATTGATGCACTTTGATGCCCAGCAAatggagttgaagaagactaCTTTAGAATGGGAGCTTACGGGATTGGTTGCCAATAGATTGGACCACTTGGAAGAGGCTGCTAAATGCTTTGAGATGGGACTTGAAGAACGGTTTAGTCCTCGCTGTacgttgaagttgttgCAGTACTACACGAAACAGCGTGGCACGAAGTTGGGGGACAGTTCCAAACACAACGAGTACAACGACACGATCTTGGAATTGATTGTTAAACTTCTTGTCTGGAATCATAGATGGTATTGTGGCTTTTCTCCAGAGCTTATTGAGGCACTTAGAGACCTAGTGAATGAAGTCGGTAGAGTGAAGGTCGAAAACGAAGTTAGGGTGAGATTTGATGACGGTAATACTGGAGTATTTGATGTTGTATTGGACAACTTACGATTTCTAGAGATTTATGGGACGATAGAGGCAGAAGAGTAGATATAGTTAGTTAATCAAAGATAATTAGCGAAGTTATCACGTGCGCGTCTCGATTCGAGGAACTCCATTAAAGgaggttgaaaaaaagTAGACGTTTGTAGTGGTGAGGGAAAAAACCTACTTGAAGTGTTTGCAGACACTTGTTCTTTTAAGTATATACATTAAATAGCAGCATGGTAGGTATTGGATATATGTACAAATATTGATGTTTTACTAACAATGCTAGGTTACCATTTCGAACGCCCATGATGGGTTGATTCACGATGCAGTTCTTGATTACTATGGTAAAAGACTAGCCACCTGTTCTTCTGACAAGACTATCAAGATTTTCCAGGTAGAAGGCGACGATTATAAATTAATTGAGACTCTACAGGGTCACGAGGGTCCTGTTTGGCAGGTTTCGTGGGCGCATCCGAAATTTGGGATTATTTTGGCCTCATGTTCTTACGATGGTAAAGTGTtgatttggaaagaagaaggtggtgtTTGGTCTAACATTGCAGAATGCAGTGTGCATCAGGCTTCAGTCAACAGCATTTCGTGGGCTCCAAGTGAATACGGTGCTCTGTTATTGTGCACATCGTCAGATGGTAAGTGTTCCGTAGTGGAATTTCAGGAAGATGGCTCTCAAAAGACCATTGTGTGGCAGGCACATTCTATTGGTGTCAACGCCGGTTCTTGGGCACCTccacagaaagaaaacatcCAGGAAAGACGTTTGGTCACTGGAGGCTGTGACAATTTGGTGAAAATCTGGCGGTATGATGCTGCACAGAATACCTACGTTGTAGAAGAAGCTCTTACGGGACATACTGACTGGGTTAGAGACGTCGCATGGTCTCCGTCCTTACTTTCCAAATATTACATAGCCTCTGCTTCCCAAGATAGAACCGTTATCATATGGACCAAAAATGTTGCAGACAAGATGTCTCCTTGGAAAAAGCAGCTTCTTAGACAGGATAAGTTCCCCGATGTTTGCTGGAGAGCCTCCTGGTCTATGAGTGGTAACGTTCTTGCAATTTCCGGAGGTGACAATAAGGTAACCCTCTGgaaggagaatttgaaTGGTCAATGGGAACAAgcaggagaagttgatcaataaATAAGTTAGATGTACCTCTGTAGAGTTTATCTTTATTTGTATTAGTCGTTATAGTACATATTGTACTTATAGAGGAATAACCATGAAGTTAAACTGGAATGGTGGTGGTGCAGCCGGCCGGGGCATGTTGGCATTAGCGTTTCCATTTGCATTGTCgttttcattttcattttgatgGTTATCATTGTTagcatttcttcttcttgctgcTCTCCATCTAGCATATATCGTAAATCCAATAAATGATAGAAACATTCCTGTAAACAGAAGATCTTCTACTCCAAGATCTCCATTGGCTTCAAAGTAGAATGAATCTCCATTGTTGTTATTCTCTGCACCAGTAACGGAAGCAGCATCTGCATCTGAATCGAAG
This sequence is a window from Brettanomyces nanus chromosome 3, complete sequence. Protein-coding genes within it:
- a CDS encoding uncharacterized protein (BUSCO:EOG09342TWE), whose translation is MSIENTPLDELQWKSPEWVNAFGLRTDNVLEYFSQSPFFDRTSNNQVLKMQNQFSDANYISRPYELLLIDLTKMRGTEFIISIVREPDFWVIRKQYRYSETRVKTLADFYIIGSSVYMAPSIHAILSSRLLSTSLNLKNAINLLQELPSFSPSKGHYYEFSKSDNESKDDKTEDSLKLPDSISNAFSNLLNLSLQKNSVRLDDMPDTGINEIALTKQQQQQQQQQQQQQQQQQQQQQQQQQQQQQQQQQQQQPSKSLLNPAVSSPPK
- a CDS encoding uncharacterized protein (BUSCO:EOG09343UTV~EggNog:ENOG41), whose amino-acid sequence is MSTINLVLVPEPTKEVPDVDTFLNKIGHQASEASSTFENDWKKFFTMTSKQMKEGGIDTSVRRYILDWQEKYKKSIPLQELRTTQRKHGGERKSRIYAADKKVKDRIKMAQLKKAYRKKSVQEVIQTRRWEKLHREQE
- a CDS encoding uncharacterized protein (BUSCO:EOG093447R2); amino-acid sequence: MTAGKPDMSGTFFYKFPVTRQVFYRSKYCYALVNLKPIVPGHVLVVPFRQVPRLKELSVKESIDLMATVQLIHCFIEKVYKADSLNLSMQDGIGAGQSVPHVHFHIIPRYLKDGYGDHIYDMLEQNEANLNGFFRKVCQERVVAADLERRPRSMEVMEKEAIWLHEELQKFLKDYHPVEEPPK
- a CDS encoding uncharacterized protein (EggNog:ENOG41) encodes the protein MSSTSIDHYKILDLSVNASAIDIKKAFRKLALKYHPDKNKTREAEDKFKQINDSYKVLCDPHKKADYDRARQFTATTTSMNSGEPFGYGYAYSFGAESFAQAAGREYDRARRQYEEFKRRQDQEQRARVNAERARQSRMEKEAWERVYREKERRQNDGYSPFGNAFHYSQFDDEFSNPFSGFRPRFDTGSKKKEDPKPDLQSTNNGKWSKSSSSYSFKAGEKTYMGPTPKSTVNDVKETENGNEQKSSLPPSPESAFSNINSDSSYLSEDNLPDTSGIQNADANGFSNPFVAPKFEFDPSFAKPNITGDPVDPGDPAGTAGTAGTAGTAGTAGTAGTDGTKDDPIVLDGGTEEDPIILEESNTEGTEKSSPRRVSRSPHRSGLKINGKQRLWNPPRSQNETLSGRAEARNETEMDVEEEEEESDETDDTFHFDVNHLAPFTETSGDFNMDSIERSLNTEELNTDKKEPGKRRRDSGVDEFGNQDYMNEHEQEPAPKVKPSVNVDSSEIPIHEPVNGSLPRRPPAQPLTAQDLGFDFRIIEKIQSAVPILSASASLMEYWPYLESVEKFNLLMADYTRHRSELNRENMDRITREPLSFQTYRKGIELDLKLRKFWNTVSENCKLACERYS
- a CDS encoding uncharacterized protein (BUSCO:EOG09344CPW) encodes the protein MVESRGNDKKSKKGNSNSNMQSVGSKSQQSQEIPRDVRLLRLIFATQGIQNYQDHVPLQLMDFAYRYTSEILHDAIIYNDHAHANINNAGNAGSHHSQISNEDIRLAIAARTSYQFQPVPPKKMLMKLAAERNEKPLPPVMPMWGIRLPPEKYCLSAKEWKLDDEELTAPEAKRRKAEKRTKKESERQ
- a CDS encoding uncharacterized protein (BUSCO:EOG09340YB9) yields the protein MTSVTQGSIPEVVEKVIGESLEQRTSILDNINDLGPPDMVHLAKTMNNSSTKIPCTGTFFYYTGVDSRNSATIAALLHSLVDIMGEKPQLWFGKHKSWKVTEATYCSYNAFSKLDSRVKVQFPGSVESSMIDSSNNKVMESDRLWLETYVCAMVRALITADNDSSDFTSVVEIRKINPLLNKEGTDLFLEGFEKLFFEGAKLGCSEDIQVATNGNNCLVDAFLRCIELTGLYEKGLEIIGRLKSIDPFVSSLEAKLCFMGDQEVKAIKVMHDAVQLNTLDGEIMTMQAQFCLDKGRLDMALPIATKAVNSSPSYFKPWSVLVKVYVALGEYEQALLTLNSCPMVTHKDKYILKRINNPKSEDMHLPLPIDVTLDKVSTLNSVDVAVEHNKIDRSLLNLPAANLKSTFAEAYSLLTSIVHKTGWEALLKYRTKVFVMEEEFKMENGSKESVIDGPKKLPEATISEEARARTASLNDDFKKKRLCERWLDNLFMLLYEDLRVYTMYKAELMHFDAQQMELKKTTLEWELTGLVANRLDHLEEAAKCFEMGLEERFSPRCTLKLLQYYTKQRGTKLGDSSKHNEYNDTILELIVKLLVWNHRWYCGFSPELIEALRDLVNEVGRVKVENEVRVRFDDGNTGVFDVVLDNLRFLEIYGTIEAEE
- the SEC13 gene encoding GTPase-activating protein S13, translated to MVTISNAHDGLIHDAVLDYYGKRLATCSSDKTIKIFQVEGDDYKLIETLQGHEGPVWQVSWAHPKFGIILASCSYDGKVLIWKEEGGVWSNIAECSVHQASVNSISWAPSEYGALLLCTSSDGKCSVVEFQEDGSQKTIVWQAHSIGVNAGSWAPPQKENIQERRLVTGGCDNLVKIWRYDAAQNTYVVEEALTGHTDWVRDVAWSPSLLSKYYIASASQDRTVIIWTKNVADKMSPWKKQLLRQDKFPDVCWRASWSMSGNVLAISGGDNKVTLWKENLNGQWEQAGEVDQ